One Elgaria multicarinata webbii isolate HBS135686 ecotype San Diego chromosome 7, rElgMul1.1.pri, whole genome shotgun sequence DNA window includes the following coding sequences:
- the WDR55 gene encoding WD repeat-containing protein 55 isoform X2: protein MAAPEQAYSGEEEARHGPRLHDTPEDISLEAAANTIAFHPCRDIIAAGDVDGDVYMYSYSCLEGGTKELWSSGHHLKSCREVCFSHDGHKLFTVSKDKSIHILNVEEGRLMTRFSKAHNSALNCLLVIDEHLLATGDDSGELKVWDLRKGTSIMEMKQHEEYISDMALDGNKKLLLTTSGDGTMGVFNIRRRRFELLSEPQNGDLTAIALMKRGKKVACGSSEGTIYLFNWDGFGATSDRFALKAESIDCMVPITDSIVCTGSTDGVIRAVNILPNRVIGSVGQHAGEPIEQLVQCHTGPFLASCGHDQKVKFWDISSLSSVIVDDYRKKKKSGQLKSLSRKAFGSGEDFFADLREETAGLKEEEDSAATESDSD from the exons ATGGCGGCGCCGGAGCAG GCATATTCAGGTGAAGAGGAAGCCAGACATGGGCCTAGGCTTCATGACACCCCTGAAGACATTTCCCTAGAGGCAGCAGCCAACACCATTGCCTTTCACCCCTGCCGGGATATCATAGCTGCTGGAGATGTGGATGGTGATGTCTACAT gtATTCATACTCTTGTCTGGAAGGTGGGACCAAGGAGCTTTGGTCGTCAGGACATCATTTAAAATCCTGCCGGGAAGTGTGCTTTTCCCATGATGGACACA AGCTCTTCACGGTGTCCAAAGATAAATCCATTCATATCTTGAATGTGGAAGAGGGCCGTCTTATGACTCGCTTCTCCAAGGCTCACAA CTCTGCTTTGAACTGTCTGCTGGTGATAGATGAGCACTTGCTTGCCACAGGAGATGACAGTGGGGAATTGAAAGTGTGGGACCTACGCAAAGGCACCTCCATCATGGAGATGAAGCAGCATGAGGAGTACATCAGTGACATGGCCCTGGATGGAAACAAGAAGCTGCTGCTCACCACCAG TGGAGATGGAACCATGGGAGTCTTCAACATCAGGAGAAGGCGCTTTGAGCTGCTCTCAGAGCCCCAGAATGGAGACCTGACAGCCATTGCTCTGATGAAG aGGGGAAAGAAAGTTGCTTGTGGCTCCAGTGAGGGGACCATTTACCTCTTCAACTGGGATGGTTTTGGCGCTACCAGTGATCGTTTTGCACTAAAGGCAGAGTCCATTGACTGCATGGTTCCCATAACAGACAGCATTGTGTGCACCGGCTCCACTGACGGAGTCATCAG GGCAGTGAACATCTTGCCCAATCGGGTGATAGGCAGCGTTGGGCAACATGCAGGCGAGCCGATTGAGCAGCTAGTGCAGTGTCATACTGGCCCGTTTCTGGCCAGCTGTGGGCATGACCAGAAGGTGAAGTTCTGGGACATCTCTTCACTCAGCTCCGTGATTGTGGATGAttacagaaagaagaagaaaagtgggCAGCTCAAATCTTTGAGCCGCAAAGCATTTGGTAGTGGAGAGGATTTCTTTGCAGACTTAAGAGAAGAGACCGCAGGCTTGAAAGAAGAGGAGGACAGTGCTGCTACCGAGAGTGACAGCGATTGA
- the WDR55 gene encoding WD repeat-containing protein 55 isoform X1: protein MCWTTSSSVSQAACNLRSHTAYSGEEEARHGPRLHDTPEDISLEAAANTIAFHPCRDIIAAGDVDGDVYMYSYSCLEGGTKELWSSGHHLKSCREVCFSHDGHKLFTVSKDKSIHILNVEEGRLMTRFSKAHNSALNCLLVIDEHLLATGDDSGELKVWDLRKGTSIMEMKQHEEYISDMALDGNKKLLLTTSGDGTMGVFNIRRRRFELLSEPQNGDLTAIALMKRGKKVACGSSEGTIYLFNWDGFGATSDRFALKAESIDCMVPITDSIVCTGSTDGVIRAVNILPNRVIGSVGQHAGEPIEQLVQCHTGPFLASCGHDQKVKFWDISSLSSVIVDDYRKKKKSGQLKSLSRKAFGSGEDFFADLREETAGLKEEEDSAATESDSD, encoded by the exons atgtgctggactacatctTCCTCCGTCTCCCAGGCAGCATGCAACCTCCGCTCACATACA GCATATTCAGGTGAAGAGGAAGCCAGACATGGGCCTAGGCTTCATGACACCCCTGAAGACATTTCCCTAGAGGCAGCAGCCAACACCATTGCCTTTCACCCCTGCCGGGATATCATAGCTGCTGGAGATGTGGATGGTGATGTCTACAT gtATTCATACTCTTGTCTGGAAGGTGGGACCAAGGAGCTTTGGTCGTCAGGACATCATTTAAAATCCTGCCGGGAAGTGTGCTTTTCCCATGATGGACACA AGCTCTTCACGGTGTCCAAAGATAAATCCATTCATATCTTGAATGTGGAAGAGGGCCGTCTTATGACTCGCTTCTCCAAGGCTCACAA CTCTGCTTTGAACTGTCTGCTGGTGATAGATGAGCACTTGCTTGCCACAGGAGATGACAGTGGGGAATTGAAAGTGTGGGACCTACGCAAAGGCACCTCCATCATGGAGATGAAGCAGCATGAGGAGTACATCAGTGACATGGCCCTGGATGGAAACAAGAAGCTGCTGCTCACCACCAG TGGAGATGGAACCATGGGAGTCTTCAACATCAGGAGAAGGCGCTTTGAGCTGCTCTCAGAGCCCCAGAATGGAGACCTGACAGCCATTGCTCTGATGAAG aGGGGAAAGAAAGTTGCTTGTGGCTCCAGTGAGGGGACCATTTACCTCTTCAACTGGGATGGTTTTGGCGCTACCAGTGATCGTTTTGCACTAAAGGCAGAGTCCATTGACTGCATGGTTCCCATAACAGACAGCATTGTGTGCACCGGCTCCACTGACGGAGTCATCAG GGCAGTGAACATCTTGCCCAATCGGGTGATAGGCAGCGTTGGGCAACATGCAGGCGAGCCGATTGAGCAGCTAGTGCAGTGTCATACTGGCCCGTTTCTGGCCAGCTGTGGGCATGACCAGAAGGTGAAGTTCTGGGACATCTCTTCACTCAGCTCCGTGATTGTGGATGAttacagaaagaagaagaaaagtgggCAGCTCAAATCTTTGAGCCGCAAAGCATTTGGTAGTGGAGAGGATTTCTTTGCAGACTTAAGAGAAGAGACCGCAGGCTTGAAAGAAGAGGAGGACAGTGCTGCTACCGAGAGTGACAGCGATTGA